One window from the genome of Kluyveromyces marxianus DMKU3-1042 DNA, complete genome, chromosome 3 encodes:
- the UBC12 gene encoding NEDD8-conjugating protein UBC12 yields the protein MLKLRALAEAKAKAKAQEEAGVKGNSEHPSHAAKPALLRLQKDLDNIDLPKEILEYTTHLNETPMRVNLSLKPDIGYYAGGTYYFNLFVKDTYPMEPPVVKCMQRIYHPNIDIDGNVCLNLLREDWTPALDLQSIVIGLLFLFHEPNGKDPLNQDAAKTLMEDPSRFEAKLNYTLRGSNIDGVWYDKVMN from the coding sequence ATGCTTAAGCTAAGGGCATTAGCAGAAGCCAAGGCAAAAGCCAAGgcccaagaagaagcaggaGTGAAAGGGAATTCTGAGCATCCATCTCATGCAGCAAAGCCTGCTTTGTTAAGACTACAGAAGGATTTGGATAATATTGACCTACCGAAAGAGATTTTAGAATATACCACTCACTTGAATGAGACTCCTATGAGAGTTAACTTATCTCTTAAGCCGGATATTGGATATTATGCTGGTGGTACGTACTACTTTAATCTTTTTGTGAAAGATACCTACCCAATGGAGCCACCAGTTGTGAAATGCATGCAAAGAATATACCATCCAAACATCGATATTGACGGTAATGTGTGTTTGAACCTGCTAAGAGAAGACTGGACACCAGCATTAGATTTACAAAGCATTGTCATTggattattatttttgttccatGAACCAAATGGAAAGGACCCTTTAAATCAAGATGCAGCAAAGACTTTAATGGAAGATCCTTCAAGATTTGAGGCGAAATTGAACTATACCTTGAGGGGAAGTAATATTGACGGAGTGTGGTACGATAAAGTCATGAACTAA